From Lysinibacillus sp. SGAir0095, the proteins below share one genomic window:
- the smpB gene encoding SsrA-binding protein SmpB, producing MAKGTGKVLAQNKKANHDYFIEETIEAGMVLQGTEIKSIRAGKIQLKDSFVQIRNNQAWISNMHISPYDQGNRFNHDPLRVRKLLLHKKQISELLGRTKQEGYTIVPLKMYIKDGYAKLLIGVGKGKKNYDKRDDLKKKEAKREMERAFKAKNQY from the coding sequence GTGGCAAAAGGAACTGGAAAAGTATTAGCACAAAACAAAAAAGCAAACCATGATTACTTCATCGAAGAAACGATTGAAGCCGGAATGGTCTTGCAAGGAACAGAAATCAAATCAATTCGAGCAGGGAAGATTCAACTAAAGGACTCCTTCGTTCAAATCCGTAATAACCAAGCATGGATTTCCAATATGCATATCAGCCCATATGATCAAGGGAACCGTTTCAACCATGATCCATTACGTGTGCGTAAATTGCTTTTACATAAAAAGCAAATCAGTGAACTACTCGGTCGTACTAAACAAGAAGGCTACACAATCGTCCCTCTAAAAATGTACATCAAAGACGGATATGCAAAGCTATTGATCGGCGTAGGTAAGGGTAAGAAAAATTACGACAAGCGTGATGATCTGAAGAAGAAGGAAGCCAAGCGTGAAATGGAACGTGCGTTTAAGGCTAAGAACCAATATTAA
- the rnr gene encoding ribonuclease R: MAQKNELQLRILDLMKQDDYKPLKVDEIEELLGLEDAEEFKELIKTLVRMEDEGSVVRSRANRYGLPERMNLLRGKFIGHAKGFGFVTPEEEGMDDIFIPPHEINGALNGDIVLIRVLKETSGDRREGTVTKVIERSKTTFVGTYQANRGFGFVVTDDKKLNMDIFVTKEDSLGAVDGHKVVVEVTNWPDEIKSATGMITQILGHKNDPGVDILSIIYKHGIPPEFPQEVVDAAGEVPDEITEADLVGRRDLRNQMIVTIDGADAKDLDDAVTVTKNEDGTYKLGVHIADVSYYVTEGSIIDEEAYDRATSVYLTDRVIPMIPHRLSNGICSLNPQVDRLTLSCEMVIDQNGRVVEHEIFQSVIKTAERMTYTDVYKILEEDDEELKARYEKLVPMFKDMADLAEILRTKRMERGAIDFDFKESKVLVDDEGWPQDIVLRERTVSERLIEEFMLAANETVAEHFHWMNVPFIYRIHEDPKPEKLQRFFEFVTNFGLVVKGSGNSVHPKALQEIIKAIEGMPEEPVISTMLLRSMQQAKYYPESIGHFGLSTDYYTHFTSPIRRYPDLIVHRLIRTYLIEGDLSKETQFKWAQRMDEIADHTSERERRAVDAERDTDALKKAQYMSDKIGEEFEGMVSSVTNFGMFVELPNTIEGLVHISNMTDDYYRFDDRQMIMVGEHTGRIFRIGDEVKVRVANVTIEESSVDFEVVDMVKSYGGRTRKSAPKVIHAGSGRRSEGEGREGRGGGRRVKEGERDEKGRGGRRGESRGQDRSGGGSGSGGSGSGERKVKQKQKFYEGVAKKNKKKKSKKR; this comes from the coding sequence ATGGCACAAAAAAATGAATTACAACTGCGTATATTAGATTTAATGAAACAAGACGACTATAAACCGCTAAAGGTGGATGAAATAGAAGAATTGCTCGGGTTAGAAGACGCAGAGGAATTCAAGGAATTAATTAAAACGCTTGTCCGCATGGAAGACGAAGGATCCGTTGTCCGTTCCCGTGCGAACCGTTATGGACTGCCGGAGCGTATGAACCTGCTTCGCGGGAAATTTATCGGCCATGCCAAAGGGTTTGGTTTCGTGACACCTGAAGAAGAGGGAATGGATGATATCTTTATTCCACCTCACGAAATCAACGGTGCTTTAAATGGAGACATCGTGCTGATCCGTGTGTTAAAAGAGACATCAGGTGATCGACGAGAGGGTACTGTCACAAAGGTTATCGAACGCAGCAAAACGACTTTTGTCGGTACATACCAAGCGAATCGCGGCTTTGGATTTGTTGTAACGGATGATAAGAAGTTAAATATGGATATTTTCGTGACAAAGGAAGATTCCCTTGGTGCAGTAGATGGCCATAAGGTAGTCGTGGAAGTAACGAATTGGCCAGATGAAATCAAATCTGCCACTGGGATGATTACACAAATCCTGGGACACAAAAATGACCCGGGTGTCGATATTTTATCCATCATCTACAAGCATGGCATTCCACCAGAGTTCCCACAAGAAGTAGTCGATGCAGCCGGGGAAGTGCCGGACGAAATTACGGAAGCTGACTTAGTTGGTCGCCGTGATTTACGTAACCAGATGATTGTGACAATCGACGGTGCCGATGCGAAGGACTTGGATGACGCCGTAACGGTAACGAAAAATGAAGATGGCACTTATAAATTAGGTGTTCATATTGCTGACGTTAGCTATTACGTAACAGAAGGCTCGATTATTGATGAGGAAGCCTATGATCGAGCGACAAGTGTCTATTTAACAGACCGAGTGATTCCGATGATTCCACACCGTTTATCGAATGGGATTTGTTCGTTAAATCCACAGGTGGACCGTTTAACACTTTCATGTGAAATGGTAATTGACCAAAACGGACGAGTAGTGGAGCATGAAATTTTCCAAAGTGTTATTAAGACAGCGGAACGTATGACGTATACGGATGTTTATAAGATTTTGGAAGAGGACGATGAAGAGTTAAAAGCGCGCTATGAAAAGCTTGTGCCGATGTTCAAGGACATGGCGGACTTAGCGGAAATCCTACGAACGAAACGTATGGAGCGCGGTGCCATCGACTTTGACTTTAAAGAGTCCAAAGTGTTGGTGGATGATGAAGGTTGGCCACAGGATATCGTTCTTCGTGAACGTACTGTATCCGAGCGTTTGATTGAAGAATTCATGCTTGCTGCCAACGAAACAGTGGCAGAGCATTTCCACTGGATGAACGTACCATTCATTTACCGTATTCACGAAGACCCAAAACCGGAAAAGCTTCAACGCTTCTTTGAGTTTGTAACAAACTTCGGGCTAGTGGTAAAAGGTTCAGGAAATTCAGTACATCCAAAAGCGTTACAGGAAATTATTAAAGCAATCGAAGGAATGCCGGAAGAGCCGGTCATCTCGACAATGCTACTTCGCTCGATGCAACAAGCGAAGTACTACCCTGAATCGATTGGTCACTTTGGATTATCAACGGATTACTATACGCACTTTACATCACCAATTCGTCGTTACCCGGACTTAATTGTTCACCGATTAATTCGTACGTACCTAATCGAAGGGGATCTATCGAAAGAAACGCAGTTCAAATGGGCACAGAGAATGGATGAAATTGCCGACCATACATCTGAACGTGAACGCCGTGCAGTCGATGCCGAGCGTGATACAGACGCACTGAAAAAAGCACAATACATGTCCGACAAAATTGGCGAAGAATTCGAAGGGATGGTTTCGTCCGTTACAAACTTCGGAATGTTCGTGGAGCTGCCAAATACAATCGAGGGACTTGTTCACATCAGCAATATGACAGATGACTATTATCGTTTTGATGACCGTCAAATGATCATGGTGGGTGAACACACAGGCCGCATCTTCCGTATTGGGGATGAGGTGAAGGTTCGCGTCGCAAATGTTACAATAGAAGAGTCCTCTGTTGACTTTGAAGTGGTCGATATGGTGAAATCATATGGTGGCCGAACACGCAAAAGCGCGCCAAAAGTCATTCATGCCGGTTCAGGCAGAAGATCTGAAGGCGAAGGTCGAGAAGGTCGTGGTGGTGGCCGTCGCGTAAAAGAAGGCGAACGCGATGAAAAAGGAAGAGGCGGACGCCGTGGAGAATCAAGAGGCCAAGATAGATCTGGTGGTGGCTCTGGTTCAGGTGGTTCAGGCTCAGGCGAACGCAAAGTAAAACAAAAGCAAAAGTTTTACGAAGGCGTAGCAAAGAAAAACAAAAAGAAAAAATCGAAAAAACGATAA
- a CDS encoding carboxylesterase, whose translation MRNAELKPFFFQAGKRAVLLLHGFTGSSSDVRMLGRFLEKQGYTSHAPHYKGHGVPPEELIVTSPDEWWQDVQKGYATLKEAGYDEIAVVGLSLGGVFSLKLSLMEPVKGIVTMCSPMTMRTTDKMFQGVLKYAKDYKRFEGKSEEMIEQEVEVIKSKGMPSLPQLQQLVSDVRQELDMVYAPILVIQSKNDEIIDPQSAHTIYEEVESLNKQIKWFEHSGHVITLDKEKQLLHETVYEFLQSLDWENE comes from the coding sequence ATGCGTAATGCCGAATTAAAACCATTTTTCTTTCAAGCAGGAAAACGTGCTGTCCTACTTCTACATGGGTTTACAGGTAGCTCTTCGGATGTAAGGATGCTTGGGCGATTTCTTGAAAAACAAGGCTATACAAGTCACGCCCCTCACTATAAAGGGCATGGTGTTCCACCGGAGGAACTCATCGTCACTTCTCCAGATGAGTGGTGGCAAGACGTCCAGAAGGGCTACGCAACATTAAAAGAAGCTGGCTACGATGAAATTGCCGTTGTAGGCTTGTCATTAGGGGGCGTCTTTTCCTTAAAACTAAGTTTAATGGAGCCTGTAAAGGGAATCGTTACGATGTGTTCCCCCATGACGATGAGAACGACCGACAAAATGTTTCAAGGGGTTCTGAAGTATGCGAAGGACTATAAGCGTTTTGAAGGGAAATCCGAGGAAATGATCGAACAAGAAGTAGAGGTCATAAAATCCAAAGGAATGCCTTCCCTACCACAATTACAGCAGCTGGTATCAGACGTTCGCCAAGAGCTGGATATGGTATATGCGCCGATTCTCGTCATACAATCTAAAAATGATGAAATTATTGACCCTCAATCTGCTCATACTATATACGAAGAGGTGGAATCCTTAAACAAACAAATCAAATGGTTCGAGCATTCAGGGCATGTCATTACGCTAGATAAAGAAAAACAATTATTACATGAAACGGTTTATGAGTTTTTACAATCACTGGATTGGGAAAATGAATAA
- the secG gene encoding preprotein translocase subunit SecG: MHTLFLTLLIIVSLALIVIVLLQSGKSAGLSGAISGGAEQLFGKQKARGMDLVLHRITIVLAVLFFILALAIVKI; this comes from the coding sequence ATGCATACTTTGTTTTTAACATTACTAATTATCGTAAGCCTTGCATTGATCGTGATCGTATTATTACAATCTGGGAAAAGTGCAGGATTATCAGGTGCCATCTCAGGTGGAGCTGAACAACTTTTCGGTAAACAAAAAGCAAGAGGAATGGATTTAGTCTTACATAGAATAACAATCGTTCTTGCAGTTTTATTCTTTATCTTAGCTTTAGCAATCGTAAAAATATAA
- a CDS encoding bile acid:sodium symporter family protein has translation MNTLQKIGKFAGDTFALWVLVAAGFAIWLPENFTWLGNYITPLLGIVMFGMGMTIKLNDFKLILMHPKGVAIGVVSQFVVMPLLAFALAKIFALSPEIAVGVILVGCCPGGTSSNVMTYLAKGNTALSVTITSVTTLLAPIMTPALIYLLASEWLPVSFSAMFMSVVKVVLVPIILGILAQLIFKPLVEKSVAILPTVSVIAIVLIVAAVVSGSRDRILETGLIIFAIVILHNGLGYLFGYLIGKLFKLNYEDKKAVSIEVGMQNSGLGANLAMAHFDPVSAVPSAIFSFWHNISGPILATYWSSRASRKNKDNEQTDIPEVVEA, from the coding sequence ATGAACACTTTACAAAAAATCGGAAAGTTCGCCGGCGATACTTTCGCACTTTGGGTTTTAGTCGCTGCTGGCTTTGCTATTTGGCTACCTGAAAACTTTACATGGTTAGGGAATTATATTACGCCATTATTAGGAATCGTTATGTTCGGTATGGGGATGACGATTAAATTAAATGACTTTAAATTGATTCTAATGCATCCAAAAGGAGTGGCCATTGGCGTTGTTTCACAGTTTGTTGTAATGCCATTACTTGCTTTTGCATTGGCCAAGATCTTCGCACTATCTCCTGAAATTGCTGTAGGGGTTATTCTAGTAGGCTGCTGTCCGGGTGGTACATCTTCAAACGTTATGACTTACTTAGCAAAAGGAAATACTGCTTTATCTGTAACGATCACTTCCGTAACAACTTTACTGGCACCGATTATGACACCTGCATTAATCTATTTACTTGCTAGCGAATGGTTGCCAGTTTCATTTTCTGCAATGTTTATGTCTGTAGTAAAAGTAGTTTTAGTACCAATCATTTTAGGAATTTTAGCTCAGCTGATCTTCAAACCACTTGTTGAAAAAAGCGTTGCCATCTTACCGACAGTTTCCGTTATTGCCATTGTATTAATCGTAGCAGCGGTTGTAAGTGGAAGCCGCGACCGTATTTTAGAAACTGGGTTAATCATTTTTGCCATCGTTATTTTACACAACGGTTTGGGCTACTTATTTGGCTATCTGATCGGAAAACTATTCAAGCTTAACTATGAAGACAAAAAAGCGGTTTCCATCGAGGTTGGGATGCAAAACTCTGGATTGGGTGCGAATTTAGCCATGGCACACTTTGATCCAGTATCAGCCGTTCCAAGTGCCATCTTCAGCTTCTGGCACAATATCTCGGGACCGATTTTAGCAACTTATTGGAGTTCAAGAGCTTCTCGAAAAAATAAAGACAATGAACAAACAGATATTCCGGAAGTAGTAGAAGCATAA
- a CDS encoding alkaline phosphatase produces MPGLKKKWLSAALVGTLALSSISFATMNAQAKEKEKDKKTESAKNVIMLVMDGSSDNVSTIARWYKGESLALDTILTGAVRTYSAESAVTDSAPAATALATGNKSNSGYVGVLPSLVTTPGVEQVAKEDAFKPVANVLEGAKRSGRATGIISTSEIQHATPAGFSSHVTSRSNYDDIAEQQVYQNIDVVLGGGNDSLNKTRKDGDNLLEIIEDKKYDFVTTRDELQSSKSKKIWGSFAPSSLAYELDREKTKPEEPSLAQMTEKAINTLKQDKDGFFLMVEGSKIDWAAHANDPIGMVTDFLEFDDAVAEALEFAEKDGETLVIAVTDHGNSGITIGNTNTNSTYDKTPVSAYIDPLKEATMTVEGALSLLKKDKSNLVEVAESYGLKDLTADELKALQTSKNLGSTLVQLLSTRANIGFTTGGHTGDDVFLYSYGPSNPTGLIENTDIAHTMASAMGFQLEDLTNDIFVDAKAEFEKLGYTVKIDATDANNPVFVATKKTRTITIPENRNTVSIKIGNSKGNFTREFNTVTVYNGDKFFISEVMLKFAK; encoded by the coding sequence ATGCCAGGTTTAAAGAAAAAATGGTTATCAGCAGCCCTAGTTGGAACACTTGCTCTATCATCGATCAGCTTTGCGACTATGAATGCACAAGCAAAAGAGAAAGAAAAGGACAAGAAAACAGAGAGTGCCAAAAATGTCATCATGCTAGTGATGGATGGAAGCAGTGATAACGTTAGTACGATTGCCCGTTGGTATAAGGGTGAAAGTTTAGCTTTAGATACTATTTTAACTGGAGCAGTTCGCACATATTCAGCTGAATCGGCAGTTACAGATTCCGCCCCTGCTGCAACGGCCCTTGCAACTGGAAATAAATCAAATAGTGGCTATGTTGGGGTATTACCATCCCTTGTAACGACTCCTGGTGTTGAACAGGTCGCGAAAGAAGATGCCTTTAAACCTGTAGCAAACGTATTAGAAGGAGCAAAACGTTCGGGACGAGCTACCGGAATTATTTCTACTTCTGAAATTCAACATGCCACGCCAGCCGGGTTTTCTTCCCATGTGACAAGTCGTTCAAATTACGATGATATTGCAGAACAGCAAGTATACCAAAACATCGATGTGGTCCTTGGTGGCGGGAATGATTCTTTAAATAAAACACGTAAAGACGGCGACAACTTACTGGAGATTATTGAAGATAAAAAATATGACTTTGTGACAACACGAGACGAATTACAATCATCAAAGTCCAAGAAAATTTGGGGAAGCTTTGCACCGAGCTCATTAGCCTATGAGTTAGACCGCGAAAAAACAAAGCCTGAAGAGCCATCTCTAGCTCAAATGACGGAAAAAGCAATTAATACATTAAAGCAAGATAAAGACGGTTTCTTCTTAATGGTCGAAGGAAGCAAAATTGACTGGGCTGCCCATGCAAATGATCCAATCGGAATGGTTACGGACTTCTTGGAGTTTGACGATGCGGTAGCGGAAGCTCTTGAATTCGCTGAAAAAGATGGTGAAACGCTAGTCATTGCTGTAACAGACCATGGGAACAGCGGGATTACAATCGGGAACACAAATACAAACTCAACTTATGATAAAACACCGGTTTCGGCTTATATCGATCCACTAAAAGAAGCAACAATGACGGTTGAAGGGGCTTTAAGCTTACTTAAAAAGGACAAGTCCAACTTAGTCGAAGTTGCAGAAAGCTACGGATTAAAAGATCTAACTGCTGATGAGTTAAAAGCTTTACAAACAAGCAAGAATTTAGGTTCAACACTGGTTCAGCTACTTTCTACTCGTGCCAATATCGGGTTTACGACTGGTGGGCATACAGGAGATGATGTCTTCTTGTATTCTTATGGGCCATCCAATCCAACAGGTTTAATCGAGAACACGGATATCGCGCATACAATGGCAAGCGCAATGGGCTTCCAATTAGAAGATTTAACGAATGATATCTTTGTAGATGCTAAAGCCGAATTCGAAAAACTGGGCTATACAGTTAAAATTGACGCAACAGATGCAAACAACCCAGTGTTTGTAGCAACGAAAAAAACCCGTACCATCACGATCCCGGAAAACAGAAATACGGTATCCATTAAAATTGGCAATTCAAAAGGCAACTTCACTCGCGAATTCAATACGGTAACAGTTTACAATGGCGATAAATTCTTTATCTCAGAAGTCATGCTGAAATTCGCTAAATAA